gatgatgctttccatacacaatttgatatttttattcagagCAGaagaaaaatttataaatatgtttatatattgtttgtaatacaatttggtcctttaatacaaacagtcagataaattaactgcacctttaaaaactcaagtacatgcacagaacagcATATGTAAAATACACAAATGTAAATATCCCATAAGCTTACTGAGCCTTGTCAAGCTAGTTCTTACAACCCCATGATTGGTcacgcgctcaacagaaagggttGCAATTGGCTTTATTTCTCTGGCGCTGTTCACTGATGATAAACACTGATTAACGGCATCGGCGATCATAGCTGgtccatgatagacacggtgcaAAAAACTTGATCTGACACGCTtatgtctgtatccagaagtatcgctgtaacagccgagaggagaggaaaggtCAATTAAGTTTACTTTAATTTTCTCAATCGCAGTAAAATGGGGGCTTCTGCTgttcagtgtcagtgaaagattgtccagcaaacacacaagcAGTAAATTGTGCACcatttctgcgtttttaagtagttgaagGGTTTTAATTACTCTTGCTTGCCTCCCTCATCATAGTAAGCTACCGTGACAGTGCATATGAGATAactgacgtcagtacataataaccagttatgattattactagaCTGGTACTGGTATGGTGCACTGAAGAAACgatctgcttcacgttgctgtgtcagaatctttGTTTGTAAAATATAGCCAAACCTGAGAAAGCTTAGTTTAAGCTAATTAGATGACTGCGATCATGCTTGTTGATAAATGGGGTCTCTCAACCAGCTGCGCACTTTGCTTTCTATGTccaagcaacaagaacaaacaccTAACATCAACGACGGTGTCCGTATCCCTCAAATGTTGTTTAGAATGAAATGTTTAGAGCTGGTGTAACACAACGCGTACTTATGTATGCCATTGTTCTTCTTAATGCTTGCGTTCTTGTCAccaaaattcatatgctgatttggtccAGTACCCAaccctactatgaatgtcaaacAATGTATTCAAAACAACTTGCTTTAGTTATTGAATTGCGATTGAGACAAAACCCCTTACATTTGTAACAAATGCATTGCACACTCTTACTCAAACACTTAATTTTGCTTTTAGTGTAAACCCATTTTTTCCAAGATTGCTAAAAAAAATTGGTACCACTGGAGGGGAGTCAGTTTTTCCTCTTTTGATGAACTATTCCTTCAAACACATTGTTCCTAGTGAGGGTACAAAGTGAGTTATGAAAATCAGGACATTTAAAAGTTGCTAGTCTTGTCACAAACattttccctctctctttctatACCTAGATCTCGCCGTTCTCCCTCTCCGGCACGTCGGCGCAGAAGTAGTCGCTCCTTATCAAGGGAAAGGGAGAGAGAGCAGGAGAGGAGGAGGAATCGAGAGCGGGACAGGCAGCGTGaacaggagagagagaaagagcgagaACAAAGGACAAGGGTGCCACCTAAAGATCTTACTCCTCCACGCCGCTCGCCATCCTCTTCCTCTAGTTCCTCCTCTTCATCCTCACCTTCTCCTCAGAGACCCATGAGGGGTGTAAAACCAACTGATACAGATAAAGATAGATCAAGGGAAGCTAATGAACAGGCTAGGAATAAGCAACCAGAAAGGACCTCCAAACATCGATCTCCCTCCCCTCCTCGAGAGTCTCGCCTCTCTCTTCCTCTGTCTTATCGTGATGTACCTGCCCGATCAAAATCACCAATAAGCACTGATCCTCCGGGAGGTCGGTTAAGAAGGCAATCCCCAACATCTGTTCATGAACCATCAGCAAGAGGAAAGACTGCAGTAAACGGGAAATCAGAGAAAGAGAGCTCTGCCAAACAGCAGAAAAGAAGCAGCTCAAgttcttcatcctcctcctcctcctcgtcatcttcttcatcctcatcatcctcctCATCAGACAGTTCAGACTCTGAAGCAGAGAAAGAAAAGGCGTAAGTGccaaataataaagtttttttcaCTCATTTAAAAGAGATCTTCatattaattgttgtttttacaGGGGTGTTAAAGCAAGCACAAATAAAAATGCTGGAAAGACAGCAAAAGGAAGAGCTTCTTCGTCGTCATCCTCATCTGAAAgtgagaaagaaaagaaaacaaaaaggtAGGATATTTGGCTATTTTCAtgtcattggctgtttctcaatatgcattcttgtCTATACTTGCAATCTTGTGTTCTCGTAAACATCATCAACTGTTGCTGAAATActccaattcaaagttcacaccttgccaaaaaaacagcatttttttcacAGAGAAAACCTGCACggttataaaactttattttgtgacacaacAGTGGAGTATTTTAGTTTttcaggcaagaatgtagttgttttaaactcaaatcGGCAGTTTTTTTACAAACATAGCGAGTCTGACGATGTGCTTCAGCTTATGTGGACTCTAAACACCTtcgtgaaaatctccttgctaaGAGCAGCTTTACTTTGGTCAGTCTATCTCGGATGTAGCGCTGGActaaactctgaaatctggactttactagaactgttaggctgctttgacaatctacattgtgaaaagcgctatataaataaacataaattgaatcAAACTCATCTCTCTATTatagttaaaacatgatattttatACATCTTGTACATATCTAATGGACAGTTTTTGCTGAAAAATCTCTGTTGAATCTATTATTTGTTATCAGGTGTATTATTTTGACTTATTTTGTTACATATTATCGTTGTCTTTGTTACCGTGTTGTACGCTGTTTGTTATCTTTATTTCCAACTGTTTACATCCTAAActttaaatctgataatcaaagacacgAGTCTGTATAATAGCATTTACTTATGTATAAAagaatttaattcacatttatagggatttatgtttaaattttcttaaatcaaaaatatagattcaaaaaagatttattaattataaggTCTTGATATacacaattaaataattttattcttaATATACAGTGAAACCGATGAATTCTCAGTGAGGTAAGTGGTGTTATAAAGTAAACtgctgttccatttgaagaagAACCTGACTTGTGTCCTCGCATCCTCTGGAGTTGGTTTTTGGTAAtctgaacttggcaagtctgaacGTCGATGAGCGCAAGTCGAAACTTTGCGTACTTGtaatgcacatcttgtcagggaaacACTGTTGTAAATCTCCAAATATCAGAGGGTAATCTCACATTGAAACTCCAAATACCAGGAAAATCccagtgctttttaaataaaagattttagtGCCTTATACTGCATTGATCTAATAAATTGATCTAATAAATTGATCCAATAAATTGTTCTCTCATATATAAGTAGTAGGTATGCGGCTTAGGTAAGATGGTGTGTTCAACAAATCTCCAGAAGTGGatttatatgctcatttattacCCCATAAAATAGTCCTTGCTCAGAAAGTCCTAATTGACCATATTTGAAACGGTTGTGAATATAGATTCATTTATAATTAAATCTAATCAAATAAACAGACATGgatgtattattgtattttgtacAACATCAATCAACCACAGTTAATGAATTCATATAACCCTTTCGTAATTGGATTGATGCAGTGGTGTTTGAGACTCAGTATGcccatttccatgtactgaatTATTATTCATCTATGCCTTGGTACACCTATATTTTCTTTATAGGACATCTTCAACTGCTCTCTTTAATTCAGTGTGACTAATAAACATGACTAAGAAGTCATCTTACAGAAGGATTTAGGTGAAATAAATGTTGAAGTCCGTTTGGAGTAAAAACGTGTGCTTTTTTCAGTTTGGGCTCATACATTTGGGgaatttactatttttattctaGAGCACACAAATCAGCTGCCATCAACAAAAGATAGTATTTAGATAAAGCATCATCATTGGGGGATCCAAATATCTGTCTGATCTCTGGTAGTTTTAAAATTACACATTTGCTGCATAAATTGTCAACATAAAATGGCCTTTCATTTCTCTGCTGTAATCTCCGCTGTCTCCATTTCCTTTGAAATCTGCAGTCCTCCACGGCCAAAAAGAGTGCCAGCGGACTCGCTCAGAGACTCTCGGTCACTCAGTTACTCTCCTCCAGCGAGGCAGCGAAGACCTGCACATTCTCCACCCTCTCGACGGTCAGTTCTGAAACAAAGCATTCATTTTACTGCACACTCCTAATTTCCAGCCTGCTGATATTAATGTTCACCACTGTTTTCCATCAGCGTCGCAAGCAGGAAGTCGAGAAGCCGATCTCCAGACAGTCGACGGAGGAAATGAGTGAATCGTTGttcacatttttgttttctgGACACTTACCTGACCCTCACTGGATTGGATCTTCTGTATCCTATGGATGAGGCTAGAAATGTGACTAGTTTTAATGGTGGTGCTCTCACCATTTGTAGAGGAAGATCTGTCGAAGCCTGGTTCTTTGTAACTCTCCCAAAAAGGgaggatttatttttacttttaatatgttGTAATTAATGTTCAAGCAGAGGCCAGCTGAGACACTGAAGCGCTAGTCAACTATTGCTCTGTGCCAACAGATGCTGGACTCtatttgtatacacacacacacacaaacatgcgcaAATCACACGTCTAGTGGTTTTCTGTCTGCTACATTGTTCTGAATGTAGATGAACTTCTGTAATTTGCTGTTCAGAATGGATGATTTACTGTTCCTGCATATGTGGACAGattctgtttctttttgtttatttgtggaAAAGGAAGAGCTATGAATAATAAAATGGCCGTAGAATCTTCCATGTCTGAAACTGTGGTTTTGTTATTGGGAATGAtctttatttaacagtttttattaAACTGAAAGCTGTCGTTTTAATAATTaaacctttaatatttttttctcattgGTCAGATAAGAATAATCTAATGAAGTTTTCTTACATGAACATATACaagtatgtattttgtgtgcatCTTTATTTTTATCCAACCTTTAATGGCACTATATTTGCTTGTAGCCTATAATTCAGATGTTCCATTAACATTGGATTAAtggaaatatattaataattgctAAAACACAATTCAGTCCAAGTCTAATCTTTATTAAATGATGAATCAGTTAATACTGATTTAATTACGAAAAGGCCCAGTGTCTTGAATTTGACAAAATGGCACATATTTCTAAACTATGCTTAGTACATGGGCTTAAAGTCAACAATTAAAAGCAATGAAATTGCCTTTCACACAGAAGTATCTCATTTTAGTCACAGATTTTTCCAAAATGCtgtaatataatgtgtattttattataGTGCATTTATTTGTATGCCCCACAACTATGagttcacaccaccaccagtgcacAGCATTCACTtagatgatgcgacagcagccacaggacaatgatgCCAGTGCGCTCATTACACACCAGCTATAACTAGTGagctactctttacgagaagtgcccaTGATGTCTTATCccaaagacagcactcactgagagtagagtgtccccttcactttactggagcattaggactcacacagaccacattTTGAGCTTCAttaacaccactttcaacagcaacgtAGTTTTCCCAAGTGGTCACCCATTCAGGTACtaaccaggcgcagccctgcttagcttcactgAGTAACCGGTGGGCTGCAGAGTGATATGGCTGTAGTAGTCGCTATGGTAATGTGGTTATGTTAGTTAAAGCATCATAATAACCACTGTTGGGGTGTTAGGTActtcaattaaaattattttcctCTGAAAAATTTATTTAAGGGATATCTTGCTCAAGGTTATGACTAACAGATGGCCACATGCTTAAGAAACTCTTATATTGAGTATGAATTTATAATGTCAGTATATGGCATGTATGAAACATGCTGTTATTGCTTTGTAAGGAATTGTTatggacaataaaaaaaaacaaaacaaaaaaaaacgccTGCTTGGCTCAAGTTCAAAGATTTAAAATAGTTATTTCCATTATGTAAGCGTTGAGGTTTACATGGGTTAAAACTTAGACATGTTACATTTGAATTGTaacttaaatacaattttatagaTTTAATGCTAATTATTAACCCTTTTGAAGTAACTGAAGTAATCTATGGCGAAAACTAGTTAAGCAACCATGctaactttttaaatttttttttaatttcatttttttgtaacCATGCTAACTTTTTTTTAAGGACGGGCGCTGTCTGTGACGGTAGGTTACGGAGAAACGTCATATTTACGCGTCATATTTACGCGACGCCATTTGAATGAGTAGCACACGAAAGGGCTTTGTGTAAAAAGTAGCTGAGGATTTTTAAGTTACATTAAGCGTTTAATAATCTCCCGAAGATGGGTCCAGTTGAGGTAAATTAAACAGCTGGAATCGTATTCAATCTTTCATCTAGCTCAAATTATCACATCACTAAAAACAGCGCATTAATAGTTGTCACAATTAGCTCATATACAACTTTATATGCAGTTTCATTCATACATGTGTAGATTTTTGAGGTATTACTCGCAGTGTGTGTGACAGGCGTTTGTCTTTGTCCAGCTCCTGCACATGTCAGTCTTCTCTCAGAGCTTCTCTCCCTGCGGTCGCTACCTCGCAGCGGGCAACAACTATGGAGAGATTGCAGTGTTCAGGTAAATACAGGCACAGTAAACCGTCTGTTATAAGAGCAGTTCATAGTCAGTGCTGCAGTTATGTTTGTTAATAGATGTGTGCCAGTAGCTATACGTGACGTATCTATATGTATTTAAGactgttttgtgtttatattgaAGAGATAGTTTGCTcaaaaaagtgaattttatttactCCATTCTGTTGAACTAAAAAGGAAATGTTTTGAAGCTtgtagccactgacatccatagcaggGAAACATATTTTAAGGATGTTAATGGTTACCATTAAGCATATCGtattttgtgttcagtagaaaaaagaaactcaggtTTGAAATGAGTGGAGGtagagttaataataataataataataataactttgacagaattttcctttttggatgaactatctctttaaatggcTCTTGAAATGGTTTTTGTTTACTAGTCTTGTCTTTACAGTCTTTCAGCTGCACTGAGCCCAGATGCATCAGAAAGGAGTCAGAAGCCCATCCTTAACTTTACCGGTCAGACACATTTTATTGATATTTCCCTTTACATGTGTTGTGTATTTAACTTATAAACATTAGCTAATAGAGAATGATTTACACTATCCAATATTGCAGCACAAACATGTGACATGAGGAGTATTTATTAATACAGTATATTTCAGTGTAGAATATGCAgagttattgttgttattgttggcACATTTTCTTAAGTATGTAGGCATTCTCTGATTAATCGGTCGAAAATCGGTATCAGCctataatcacatttcatgactccaTCTGTACTCTCTGATTTCATGAGCCCGATCACTGGTGttcattaatgaatttacaagCAGAGTTAGACACATGTGCGCTCTCGTATATTATACTTAGCCTACAGTAGCCACAACAAATGAGGaggtaaataatttattattttctgtggtggttcattcctctgtggtgaccccagatgaatatggggctaagccgaagtaaaatgagtgaattaattattttctgtaaagctgcttctggccaagacatgttcacacatacagtaaTAGTACGTAGGTAaatggtaaaataataaaaataataaataaatatttgatatatatatatatatatatatatatatatatatatatatatatatatatatatatatataatgtttataagTAATATGGTTATagtaaatggttataagagacgtaTTTAAGGGGAAGATCTTCTCTTAAGTTTTATACTAGGGTAAATGTGCTTAATGtattataaagcttgaagaatTTAGAATCGGTATTCGGTATCGGCTGATCGCCATGACAAGGAATTGTTACTCTGTATTAGCGacaaatcctgatcggagcatccctagtatctacataagtaaataaatagagtgAAAGATGGGCTCAGAAATTGCTCAGACAGATTCTAGTGGggttaataaattattaagagGACAACATAAGATCGTCTACATTTACACTTGTTATTGTCATTTGTTATTGTGATAAAACATTTAGCAATTATTATGCCATGaaaattaaatacagtttttgATTACAATGACATGTAAAAgagcttttttaatgttttcagcTCACGACGGTCCTGTATTCTCTCTTCTGTCCACTGAATCTCATCTCCTGAGCGCTGGGAATGGAGAGATCAGTGCCTGGAGTTGGGCAGAGCTCATCAAAAAAGTAGGTAGAGTTTTGCCTGGGTTGGAAAAAATTATATTCCTTTTCGTAGTTTTGCTTTGTGCTTGCAGAAACTTCAGAAAAGTCCAAATAAGCTTagcatgattatttatttatgtttccaCAGAGCACCAAAGCTGCATGGACAAGAAAACCTAATTATGAGTGAGAGACTGTCAATAACTATTTAGATTCACCTGCTCATTCTCACACGCTCATTGCTCAGTTAGTTTTATGACTTTCATTAATCTGTGAACTGCCTCAGTTGTTTGTGCAATGTCTTATTCCACACAGGACTAGTCTTGAAATTCCAGAAATCAATGCGATGATCATTAACCCAAAGGTTTGTATTTGAcatatttatcttattttaaaaatgctgagcATATTTTGTCTTTGCAtgtatttgttagttttttttttaaaggttctgctttgaaatgtgcatttttattcaatcttTAATAGAAGTCTAAACTTAAACgtaaaaagagtttttttttttgtttttttttaacagccagTAGCTTTTTGTTTTAAAGTGGATGGAGCGTTTCAAATActagcatacctgtcaacatcggGATGTAAAAATATGTGATGAcaattagcttcaaatgatagaatacacaggaaacattagaaaatattgacaataaataaaAGCTTTAGCCTATtgaaatcaatggcctatactgAAATGAAAACAAGCTGTAAAATCTTGTTCACTTTTTattcgctgtatttaaatattgattaaacttactattgtttttttttaactaagagtagcaaatgaatctctcattttgttttgtttgataacagaggtgtcaggAATGAATCCACAgctctataatgaaagcatttgatttcTTTAGTAACTATTTATGCTTATTTTAAGAGTAAactagttgtgtttaaaataaaacacgcaggatggacgtttacatgcatttgtctgtttaaacacacactgaAACTGCCCACTTTTGTACCTCATCAGGAATCAGCACTAATACATGCATTCATTGATTCAGGGGCTGCATAGGAAAGGTGACGATCAACACTGCGctttaatggaaaaaaatgaatgcagacatttttatattcatttcgaTGTACTTTCaagctaaaataaagtgaaagcaCAGATCTCTTAAACAGCATTTGCAATTATATCACATTTGAAATTGGCTGTGTTGACGGTACTTTCACTTTTTATAGaaagataaaaaatacagaagaaatatgggaaaatacgtAAACtagatgatagcgggatagaatggttaaatacaggagaatcctggcAAAAAGGTTGACGGGTATGTAAGCCTACTAGAGAGCATTGGATTGGtcaagatttaatgagaaactgaagtatgaagtATGCAacgtgaaataaataaatgttgatcgATTTAGGTGGAAGTGATGAACTGCAAGCTTTGAATGCTTTTGGATGCTTTTgaaggtttatatcttctaaatgtgaacttggtgttttggagcacactagcttatagatatccttaactaaaatctaaaaaacctttaaaggcatagttcacccaaaatatgaaaattcagtcatcatttactcgccctttacttgtttcaaacctttttgagtttttttcttctgttgaacacaaaagaggacatCTTTGAAGAAacctggaaaccggtaaccattgacctctgtagtatttatttttcctactatagtttttaatggttacagttttcttcagaatatcttctttggtgttcaacagatgaaagaaatgtAAAGGTTTGACACCATTTGAGGGTGAGAAAATACTGAGTAAATGTTCGTTTTTGTGTAAACTAGCCCCttaaaatggaagtgaatgtaTGTATGTGACAAACTATGATTTATATCAGTGCATTTGCAAAggtttatgtatgtgtatgtctACATAtcgatatatgtatataaatatatcatatttGCTACTGTTCGTTTTCCTCAGGACAACAACTTGATAGTTGGAGGAGGAGACAATAACATTCACATCATGGACATGGAGACTGGTACCTTCAAAGTGAGTTAGACTACACCTTGTTCACTTTTAATGTCCTAAaatgtaatgatgatgataaatatttttatatatttatcaattttaaatgtaactttctGTACATTTTCTTCTTGTTGTGTAAAAACAGTACAAACATCTGAgcttcactttatttttataagcaCAACTGAACGGAAAGTACAAAtagttttttgtgattttaatgAACTTATTTTCAAACTTTTCGACTCTAAGACCTATTGTTGTGGTCCATAACTATTccagttttgtgtgtgtgagtgtttatgttttatgtttctcGATTTAGTGGTGACTACAAAGCCCCACATGTGacttgttggaaaaaaaaatgtgtctggCCAAAATAAACTGAATAATCATTTTCACATCTGGTCAAGTATGTCTAAACTGATTTGTTACAGAAGTATATTGTGTGCAAGTTTTACCAATTTGTTATAGTATTTTTACAAGTAACCCACATGAAAAACTATTATTAGAACTATATGTATGTTGTAAATTAGCCTTGAATTGgggattttaaaaacattcattcattcattgattttcttgtcggcttagtccctttattaatccggggtcgccacagcagaatgaaccgccaaccttccagcaagtttttacgcagcagatgcccttccagccgcaacccatctctgggaaacatccacacacattcattcacactcatacactacgaacaatttagcctacccaattcacctgtactgcatgtctttggactgtggggggaaccgaaGTACACGgttgaaacccacgcgaaggcagggacaacatgcaaactccacacagaaacgccaactgagccgaggttcgaaccagcgaccttctagctgtgaggcgacagcactacctactgcgccactgcccaGCCCATTTTAAACACAAGAAAAACATAAACTTAAATAGGCAACATTTTTCCTCCAAATTTTTTGGTTAAACTTCAGCTTCAACATGTACCATTATGAATTAGCTTAATGCTAAAAGCAGCTACATTCTAACAATAACTGTAACTgttgtttactttattatttaattgtaatgcACTTTGTTCTGTATTGCTATGAAGTAATCAGAAGGTTTGCCTTCAACCTTCCACCAtctaaaatgatttgttttccagcaacagtggctcagtggttagcactgtcgcctcagtggttagcactgtcgcctcacagcaaaaatgtcccTGGTTGgagtcccagctgagtcagtttggatttctgtgttgagtttgtctgttctctgcgtttgtgtgggtttcttcctgggtgctccggtttcccccacactccaaagacatgcggtataggtgaattaataacctcaattgtccgtagtgtatggtgTCTGGTGTGAGTgtgtaggggtgtttcccagcactgggttgcagttggaagggtatccggtgtgtaaaacatgctggacaagttgggGATTCATTGATGAATAAAATAACCAAGCCAAAGTAAAAGTAATTGCAAAAATTTCTTACGGGTTCATTGGAAGCTTAGTGATCttgagggggatggtgggtctttgaAATAAGATCCTATAAACATTTTTTGTCCTTTGTgttgtttgtgcagtctgtactgAAGGGCCACACTGACTACATCCACTGCCTGTCCTTCAAAGAGCGGGAAGGGGAGATTCTCTCTGGTGGAGAGGATGGTGCTGTGAGGATTTGGGGTCAGTCGGTGACGAACACTCTTTCTATTACCCgtactttcaaaaaaaaaaaaaacctagaaacCTAAAGCTTTATGCGCATCTTCCCCCAGACTCACGAACAAATCGGCCGGTTCACTGTATTGAGGTTTTTAAATATGAGGTAAGCCACTTCTCTGCTTAACATGAAGGAATAAACGAGTGAGCAAAAAGACAGCATTGATGTCTCATTCTCACTGACTGTCTCATTTTTTCATTGGGGTCAGGAATGTGCTCGCCCACAGTTTGGCAAGTGGATCAGCTGTCTTGCCACAGACTCTGATTGGATGGTAAGTttgccttgtgattggctgacaGAGACACTGAAACTATTGTCACAGTGTATTTGTTCTTATTTATCTCATGTCTGTTTTCGCTTCATGTTTCTGCATGTGTATTGACATGCATGTTTTTGAATACCGCAGTTACTATCTTTGTGAGCATTGAATGGTCGACCGCTACtctggaatgtgtgtgtgtgtcaagatGTTGTGGCATAATGTCCCtattgtcataaagtcatctatTTCCTCCTTTCAGCTTTGTGGTGGAGGCCCATCACTCTCCTTATGGCACCTCAGATCCATGTCCCCCACCTCTGTCTTCCCTCTGTCTGGCTGTCAAAGAGAAGCTGTCTTTTACCAGGATTTGGTGAGAATGGCTATTTGTTTAATATgtgactttaaaaataaaaggcaccTTAAtgtatagatatttttttaaatatgaaataaataatggtATTTTGGTTGTATTCAGATCATGTCAGTAGGTGAGGGTCCATACGTGTCCCACTGTTTACATGGGGGAACAGTAAAAGCTCAGATTCCCTGCTCTCCGTCTTCACTCAACACACTGGCTCTCAATCTGAAAAACACTGAACATAGGGTAGGTGCCTGTTTTTACAAGTGCTGCTTATTGCAGCaatacaaaaaatgtttaaaactgacTATGATTAAGGAAAGGGAAAACATGAATAGAAATGATTGTAACCTTTTATGCAATGTTCATCTTACAGGTTATGACAGTAGGGGGCAGCAGTCACCAAATCGATGTGTTCACCAACTTCAGTTACAGAGCCTTCTCTCTGTCGTTTTGAGCTAACACTTCAGCAGTATGTTTGAATTGGAATTGAATCTTATAGCAGATTCTTCAATTATGATTTCACTTGAATTCAATGAAactatgtatttttataataaatcgtTTTGGTAATTGTTCACTTTTATATTTAATgtgtgctttttcttttttttttcattggaatGATGCATGGTACCTTGGCTTAAAGGGCTTGTTCACCTTTAAATGAAACTTCTGTTATTAATCACTAACCGTCATGTCATTTCAATTTCCAATCCACAGGGTTCCCACACGTCCTAAAAAGTACTTGGATTTTATGGAGTTAATGCAGGGTCATATATTCTTGCGAAATAAAAG
This portion of the Danio rerio strain Tuebingen ecotype United States chromosome 3, GRCz12tu, whole genome shotgun sequence genome encodes:
- the thoc6 gene encoding THO complex subunit 6 homolog (The RefSeq protein has 2 substitutions compared to this genomic sequence), with amino-acid sequence MGPVELLHMSVFSQSFSPCGRYLAAGNNYGEIAVFSLSAALSPDASERSQKPILNFTAHDGPVFSLLSTESHLLSAGNGEISAWSWAELIKKSTKAAWTRKPNYETSLEIPEINAMIINPKDNNLIVGGGDNNIHIMDMETGTFKSVLKGHTDYIHCLSFKEREGEILSGGEDGAVRIWDSRTNRPVHCIEVFKYEECARPQFGKWISCLATDSDWMLCGGGPSLSLWHLRSMSPTSVFPLSGCQREAVSYQDLIMSVGEGPYVSHCLHGGTVKAQIPCSPSSLNTLALNLKNTEHRVMTVGGSSHQIDVFTNFSYRALSLSF